In Oryza glaberrima chromosome 8, OglaRS2, whole genome shotgun sequence, the following are encoded in one genomic region:
- the LOC127782144 gene encoding preprotein translocase subunit SECY, chloroplastic: protein MAAMATPQQCWLPTRARAPPPPPPRAPPSAALVSGAPASLRFRGRRSASASASASAARRKGASLPCSPRCALETAGPGFDPLGLYNDGPSRNDTQSPLSSFFGILSPVFGSSSGGRKEKSSYGRGAAAAIEDSSIDIGDFFKGPLPGKFLKLLGYLALSRLGIYIPLGGVNRDAFAGNLDQNSLLGTLDSFSGGGIGRLGICSLGIVPFINAQIVFQLLAQLYPKLQDLQKKEGEAGRKKVLQYTRYASVGFAIVQAIGQVLFLRPYVNDFSTEWVLTSVTLLTLGSVFTTFIGERISDLKLGNGTSLLIFTSIISYLPASFGRTVAQAFQDGNYVGLLTIILSFLFLVLGIVYVQEAERKIPLNYASRYSSRSGGLQRSAYLPFKVNSSGVMPIIFSTSSLALPGTLARFTGLDFLKKAAISLNPGGALYIPTNVLLIAFFNYYYTFLQLDPDDLSEQLKRQGASIPLVRPGKSTAAFIKTVLSNISVLGSAFLAVLAAGPSVVEQITHLTAFRGFAGTSVLILVGCATDTARKVQAEIISQKYKNIEFYDVNRFDQ from the exons ATGGCGGCCATGGCCACCCCGCAGCAATGCTGGCTCCccacccgcgcgcgcgctccccctcctcctcctccacgcgcaCCCCCCTCCGCGGCCCTCGTCTCCGGCGctcccgcctccctccgctTCCGTGGGCGCCGCTCCGCGTCGGCGtcagcgtcggcgtcggcggcgaggaggaaaggagcCTCCCTGCCCTGCTCCCCCAG GTGCGCGTTGGAGACGGCTGGCCCTGGCTTTGACCCCCTAGGGCTGTACAACGATGGGCCTTCGAGGAATGACACGCAGTCCCCGCTGTCGAGCTTCTTCGGCATACTGTCGCCGGTGTTCGGGAGCTCGAGCGGCGGCAGGAAGGAGAAGTCGTCCTATGGACGAGGAGCAGCAG CTGCAATTGAAGATAGTTCCATTGACATTGGTGACTTCTTCAAGGGACCTCTACCTGGGAAGTTCTTGAAGCTCCTTGGTTATTTGGCCTTGTCTCGACTTGGTATTTATATACCTCTGGGTGGAGTGAACCGGGATGCTTTCGCTGGTAATCTTGACCAGAACAGTCTACTAGGCACTTTGGATTCTTTTTCTGGTGGAGGTATTGGCCGGCTTGGAATATGCTCCCTTGGCATTGTTCCGTTTATCAATGCACAGATTGTGTTTCAGCTTCTTGCACAACTTTATCCGAAATTGCAAGATCTTCAGAAAAAAGAAGGGGAGGCAGGAAGAAAGAAGGTTCTTCAATATACAAGATACGCATCTGTTGGTTTTGCAATTGTCCAG GCTATTGGACAAGTTCTTTTTCTTCGTCCTTATGTTAATGACTTCAGCACAGAATGGGTCCTCACATCCGTGACACTACTGACGCTTGGATCAGTGTTTACAACTTTCATTGGCGAAAGAATATCTGATTTAAAACTCGGAAATGGAACATCTCTTCTTATATTTACAAGTATAATATCGTATTTACCTGCATCGTTTGGAAGGACAGTTGCACAGGCATTTCAAGATGGGAATTATGTTGGGCTTCTGACAATCATATTATCATTCCTTTTCTTAGTTCTTGGGATTGTTTATGTCCAA GAAGCCGAGAGGAAAATTCCGCTAAATTATGCTTCTCGATACAGTAGTCGGAGTGGAGGGCTCCAACGATCTGCATATCTACCATTTAAG GTCAATAGTTCTGGTGTCATGCCTATAATATTTTCTACATCTTCTTTGGCTTTGCCTGGTACTTTGGCACGATTTACTGGCTTAGACTTTCTTAAAAAGGCTGCCATATCCCTAAATCCAGGAG GTGCTTTGTATATTCCAACTAATGTACTGCTTATAGCCTTTTTCAATTACTATTACACCTTCCTTCAATTGGATCCTGATGATCTTAGTGAGCAATTGAAGCGGCAAGGTGCTTCAATACCGCTTGTACGGCCAGGAAAAAGTACAGCTGCCTTCATAAAAACA GTTCTTAGTAATATATCTGTCCTAGGATCTGCCTTCCTTGCTGTTTTAGCTGCTGGACCATCTGTGGTTGAACAAATCACTCACTTAACGGCATTCAGGGGATTTGCTGGTACATCAGTGCTTATCCTTGTTGGATGTGCAACTGACACAGCTCGGAAAGTTCAGGCAGAAATAATTTCACAGAAATATAAGAACATTGAGTTCTATGATGTCAACCGTTTCGACCAATGA
- the LOC127783206 gene encoding protein NUCLEAR FUSION DEFECTIVE 4-like has translation MASGGGGVRLKAGTRPPWVGLAAAVWVQMAAGNAYTFPLYSPAIKAALGYTQQQLAVLGVAKDVGENFGIVAGVLCNSFPPWVVLLVGAAFCFVGYGALWLAVSGAVVAMPYWLLWIVLAMATNSNAWFLTAVLVTNMRNFPLRRGVVAGLLKGYIGVSAALFTQVFSGVLHRSPTSLLLLLATGLPTICLATMYFVRPCTPATLDAATTDADTEEDGHFAFTQAVSVVLAVYLVTTTVLGNAIKLSDATSYTLFIVTVLLLLAPLAIPVKMTLFRSSPRRRSTETTEEPLLIPPHVVVDGGGDGDEEESDKVDLLLAEGKGAVVRTMKRRRPRRGEDFELSEALVKADFWLLFVGYFIGVGTGVTVLNNLAQISVAASIGDTTVLLSLFALGNFFGRLGGGAISEKFVRSTLLVPRPIWMALTQTVLVVAYLCLAYTLGPAIAYACTAAVGLCYGVQFSVMIPTTSELFGLKNFGLFYNLMSLANPLGAALFSGELAGRLYDEEATRQQHSGGACLGPGCFRAAFVVLAGACSVGTAVSLVLAARIRPVYRALYSGGSFRLPNASQQH, from the exons atggcgagcggcggcggcggcgtgaggctGAAGGCCGGGACGCGGCCGCCGTGGGTGgggctagcggcggcggtgtgggtgCAGATGGCGGCGGGGAACGCGTACACGTTCCCGCTCTACTCGCCGGCGATCAAGGCGGCGCTGGGTTACAcgcagcagcagctcgccgTGCTGGGCGTCGCCAAGGACGTCGGCGAGAACTTCGgcatcgtcgccggcgtgcTCTGCAACAGCTTCCCGCCCTGGGTGGTGCTGCTCGTCGGCGCGGCCTTCTGCTTCGTCGGCTACGGCGCGCTCTGGCTCGCCGTCagtggcgccgtcgtcgccatgccGTACTGGTTG CTATGGATTGTGCTAGCAATGGCAACAAACAGCAACGCGTGGTTCCTGACAGCCGTGCTGGTGACCAACATGCGCAACTTCCcgctccgccgcggcgtcgtcgccggcctcctcaaGGGCTACATCGGCGTCAGCGCCGCCCTCTTCACCCAGGTCTTCTCCGGCGTGCTCCACCGCTCGCCGAcgagcctcctcctcctcctcgccaccggccTCCCCACCATATGCCTCGCCACCATGTACTTCGTCAGGCCCTGCACGCCGGCGACGCTCGACGCCGCCACAACCGACGCCGACACCGAGGAAGACGGCCATTTCGCCTTCACCCAAGCCGTGagcgtcgtcctcgccgtctACCTCGTGACAACCACCGTCCTCGGCAACGCCATCAAACTCTCCGATGCAACCAGCTACACGCTTTTCATCGTCACCGTGCTTCTGCTTCTTGCGCCGCTCGCGATCCCGGTGAAGATGACATTGTTCAGGagttcgccgcggcggcggagtacAGAAACAACGGAGGAGCCATTGCTGATCCCACCACATgtggtcgtcgacggcggcggcgatggcgacgaggaGGAATCTGACAAGGTGGATTTGCTGCTAGCGGAAGGGAAGGGGGCGGTGGTGAGGACGATgaagaggcggcggccgaggagaggggaggactTCGAGTTGAGTGAGGCGCTTGTCAAGGCTGATTTCTGGCTGCTGTTCGTTGGATACTTCATTGGAGTTGGAACGGGTGTCACCGTGCTGAACAATCTGGCACAGATTAGTGTTGCTGCTAGTATTGGTGACACTACGGTTTTGTTGTCCCTGTTTGCGCTTGGTAACTTCTTTGGCCGCCTTGGTGGAGGTGCAATTTCAGAGAAATTTGTCAG GTCGACATTGTTGGTTCCTAGGCCAATATGGATGGCGTTGACGCAAaccgtcctcgtcgtcgcttACCTCTGTCTGGCCTATACTCTCGGCCCAGCCATCGCCTACGCTTGCACGGCCGCTGTTGGCCTCTGCTACGGCGTGCAATTCTCAGTGATGATTCCAACGACCTCAGAGCTGTTCGGGCTCAAGAATTTCGGTCTCTTCTACAACCTCATGTCCCTAGCGAACCCGCTCGGCGCGGCGCTCTTCTCCGGTGAGCTCGCCGGTCGGCTATACGACGAGGAGGCCACGAGGCAACAACATTCTGGTGGTGCGTGCCTTGGCCCGGGATGCTTCAGGGCCGCGTTCGTGGTGCTCGCTGGTGCCTGCTCAGTGGGGACGGCGGTGAGCTTGGTGTTGGCGGCGAGGATACGACCGGTTTATAGGGCTCTCTACTCTGGCGGGTCGTTTAGGTTGCCTAATGCGTCACAGCAGCATTGA